ACTATTTCATATTGGCCAAGTTGGAGGAAGGCGGTTTGTCACCCTCACCTGAAACCGATAAGACTACCTTAATTCGTCGTCTTACGTTGGACATTACAGGTCTTCCGCCAACGCCTGGTGAGGTGGATGCTTTTTTGACAGATACCAAGCATGACGCCTACGAGCGTTTGGTAGATCGTTTACTGGATTCTCCGCGGTATGGAGAGGCGATGGCTCTGCCTTGGCTGGATGCGGCCCGTTATGCTGATACGGATGGTTATCAAAATGATGGTCCTCGGGAAATGTGGCGGTGGCGCGATTGGGTGATCGATGCCTACAATCAAAACATGCCTTTCAATCAGTTTACCATCGAACAATTGGCTGGCGACTTGTTGCCCGATCCCACAGAGGATCAGTTGATTGCCACCGGGTTTAATCGCAATCATCGGTATAATTCCGAATCCGGTCTGGTTCTGGAGGAATTTCGTTTGGAAAACGCGGTAGATCGCGTGGACACCACTTCAACCGTATGGATGGGCCTAACCCTGGGCTGTGCCCGTTGTCATGATCACAAATACGATCCATTTTCCACCAAAGAGTATTATCAACTCATTTCTTATTTTAATAGTATAACTGAATCGGGAAGGGCGGTTAAGTTTAGCAACTCCGAGCCGTGGATTACAGCACCAACGAAAGAGCAGTCCAAAGCGTTATCTAAAAAGGATAAGCGTATTGTCGACGCGAGAACCGCACTAGAATCCAGTTTTCCGGAAATTGAGTTGGCCCAAAGCGCGTGGGAATCTTCTGGTGTCGAGCAGGCATCTGAGAGAAAATTTTTGAATAAAGGATTAATCCGCTATTATTCCTTTAATGGCAACGACCCAGGTGTGAGTGTGCTTGATGGACAGCCTTGGTTGAGTAGTGGAGTTTTCGGTACGGCGGCAAGTTTTGATGGCGGTAGTCTTTTTGTCGTGGAAAGTGATCCCATGTTTGTGACTGAGAATCGTTGGAGTATTTCGTTTTGGATAAAGCCCGATTCGGTGAGTGATTCGGTTATTATTTCCCGTCAGGAAACGAACACTACGAGGCCTGGGATTACAGTTGAATTAAAGGACGGGCATTTACAGTTTTATTGTATGACCAGGTGGGTCGCCGGGGTGGGGGCGGTTGAGACGCTTGAGGAACTTATTCCGGGGGAATGGAGGCATGTCACAGTCACCAATGATGGCTCTTACCGTGCCGGTAAAGGTATGAAAATATTCCTGGATGGAGTTTCAGTTTCGACTCGGGAATTACACAACACAAACAGTAACAAACAAGTGTTTGCGAAGAATGCGAAATTCCGTGTGGGAGGTGGTGTTGTTGGGAATAACTACATGGGCCTCGTGGACGAAATCCGTATTTACGACCGAACACTATGGGAAGATGAGGTGGCGATCTTGGCTGTTCCGCAATCGGTAAAGGAGCTAGCAGGCATCAAACCGAAACATCGTTCGAATGAAGCGACGGCAAAGCTTCAGAGCTACTACCTTGATAACGATGCAACCGAAGTTCACCAGGCTTTGGTGGATTCTCTGTTCGATGCGCGTTTGGATCGATTGAAGTTTTATGACAGCTTACCAACAACCATGGTCATGGAGGAGCTCGAATCTCCCATGGAAACGCATGTGCGAAGACGGGGTGTTTATCATGATCTTGGAGAGAAAGTGGAACGTAAGCTGCCGACGGTTCTTGTAACTTCCGACGAAATCTTCGAGGAAAACCGTTTGGGTTTGGCGCAGTGGTTGGTGAACGGAGAGCATCCATTGACTGGTAGAGTCACTGTGAATCGATACTGGCTTAAGTATTTCGGCCGCGGTCTGGTAAAATCCGCCGAAGACTTTGGAATTCAAGGGGACCGACCCAGCCATCCCGAGTTGTTGGATTGGTTAGCCGATGAATTTGTTCGTCTGAACTGGGATGTGAAAGCGATGCAAAAGTTAATCGTGACAAGCGCTACCTACAGACAGTCTTCACGGGTTAATCGTCAACTGTTGGAAAAGGATCCGGAGAACGTTTTACTTGCCCGTGGGACTCGCCAGCGTTTGTCTGCTCATGCATCTCGAGACCAGGCCTTGGCTGTAAGTGGCTTACTTGTGGAAAAACTCGGAGGACCATCTGTAAGCCCCTACCAACCAGATAAGTTTTGGGAAGAATTGAGTAATATGACGTACGAGCAATCGAAGGGGGAGGATCTCTTCCGGCGTAGCTTATACACCATCTGGAAACGAACCCTTCCTCCTCCATCTATGGCGGTGATGAATGCGGCTGATCGTGAATCCTGTATGGTGTCTCTCGATCGAACCAATACACCGCTACAAGCTTTAACCCTATTGAATGAAAAAGCGTATGTCGAATCGGCGCGCAATTTTGGACAACGCATTTTACTGGAAGGGGGAAGATCCATTCGAGATAGAGTTGAGTTTGCCTTTAGGAGCGTGGCTGGCCGCTATCCCCAGGAACAGGAGCAATCTCTATTGGAATCTGCCTATCGCGATTATCGTGTGCTCTATGCAGATGATCCTGAGGCTGCCAAGAAATTGATTTCTGTGGGAGAGTCCAAACATGCTGAAAATTTAAATTCTACTGAGCTTGCCGCAGCGACAACTTTTGCTAACATGTTGCTGAATTTGGATGAAGTCGTAACGAAGGAGTAAATCATGGATAACCTAAACCATACCAATGAAACTCGAATCTCCTGCGGGGAGGAGTGTCATAGCTATTCACAGCTTTCCTGTAATCCCTTAACGATGACCCGTCGCTTTTTCC
This is a stretch of genomic DNA from Verrucomicrobiota bacterium. It encodes these proteins:
- a CDS encoding DUF1553 domain-containing protein: MNNFRTFLLYTLISSVVSPVVFAEVDFNQDILPVLSDNCFKCHGPDENTREADLRLDIKEGAFGDLGGGFYPIVPGKPDESEMIWHINAEDEDDLMPPPDSGLSLTEREKQLIEQWIEEGAEWKKHWSFEAVKRPDLPKVNYSKWPQNEIDYFILAKLEEGGLSPSPETDKTTLIRRLTLDITGLPPTPGEVDAFLTDTKHDAYERLVDRLLDSPRYGEAMALPWLDAARYADTDGYQNDGPREMWRWRDWVIDAYNQNMPFNQFTIEQLAGDLLPDPTEDQLIATGFNRNHRYNSESGLVLEEFRLENAVDRVDTTSTVWMGLTLGCARCHDHKYDPFSTKEYYQLISYFNSITESGRAVKFSNSEPWITAPTKEQSKALSKKDKRIVDARTALESSFPEIELAQSAWESSGVEQASERKFLNKGLIRYYSFNGNDPGVSVLDGQPWLSSGVFGTAASFDGGSLFVVESDPMFVTENRWSISFWIKPDSVSDSVIISRQETNTTRPGITVELKDGHLQFYCMTRWVAGVGAVETLEELIPGEWRHVTVTNDGSYRAGKGMKIFLDGVSVSTRELHNTNSNKQVFAKNAKFRVGGGVVGNNYMGLVDEIRIYDRTLWEDEVAILAVPQSVKELAGIKPKHRSNEATAKLQSYYLDNDATEVHQALVDSLFDARLDRLKFYDSLPTTMVMEELESPMETHVRRRGVYHDLGEKVERKLPTVLVTSDEIFEENRLGLAQWLVNGEHPLTGRVTVNRYWLKYFGRGLVKSAEDFGIQGDRPSHPELLDWLADEFVRLNWDVKAMQKLIVTSATYRQSSRVNRQLLEKDPENVLLARGTRQRLSAHASRDQALAVSGLLVEKLGGPSVSPYQPDKFWEELSNMTYEQSKGEDLFRRSLYTIWKRTLPPPSMAVMNAADRESCMVSLDRTNTPLQALTLLNEKAYVESARNFGQRILLEGGRSIRDRVEFAFRSVAGRYPQEQEQSLLESAYRDYRVLYADDPEAAKKLISVGESKHAENLNSTELAAATTFANMLLNLDEVVTKE